From Micromonospora nigra, one genomic window encodes:
- a CDS encoding glycosyltransferase: MFSHVPLGTALRNAGHQVMMTVSLDELIPVVAGVGLPVVRITDPNVSAREIIARDSRLMQIPEDPIAREQQSGRWYARLEAVTLDALQAFTQDWHPDVIIGGMSSYAAPLLAKRLGVPYVRHAWDIHDPKLLDLGATEELQAELAELGLDSLPEPDMMIEITPPSLRPSGASSAQMMRWIPGNTQCRLESWMYKRGAGARIGVTIGTGVASYNQYDFLQAIVENVKAVDAEVVVPVTDDALVVLKDRLTDVRAAWVPLDILAPTCDVLVHQTGGSTMMTALSYGVPQVLIPDPSLHRANAMARRLVEAGAAISLTPEQATSEAIAKSCQEIISDPRYAAAAGALAEEIATLPLPSEVARRVEWVVHEYAGRHD; the protein is encoded by the coding sequence GTGTTCAGTCACGTTCCGCTCGGAACGGCTCTGCGCAACGCGGGACATCAGGTCATGATGACCGTCTCGCTCGATGAGCTGATCCCCGTCGTCGCGGGGGTCGGGCTTCCCGTCGTGCGGATCACCGACCCCAATGTCTCCGCGCGGGAGATCATCGCGCGTGACAGCCGGTTGATGCAGATCCCGGAGGACCCCATCGCGCGCGAGCAGCAGTCGGGCCGTTGGTATGCGCGACTGGAGGCGGTGACCCTCGACGCTCTGCAGGCGTTCACCCAGGACTGGCACCCGGACGTCATCATCGGCGGCATGTCCTCCTACGCCGCCCCGCTGCTGGCGAAGCGCCTCGGTGTGCCCTACGTACGCCACGCGTGGGACATCCACGACCCGAAGCTGCTGGATCTCGGCGCGACGGAGGAACTCCAGGCGGAGCTGGCGGAGCTGGGCCTGGACAGCCTCCCCGAGCCGGACATGATGATCGAGATCACGCCGCCGAGCCTGCGTCCGTCCGGGGCGTCGTCCGCGCAGATGATGCGGTGGATTCCGGGCAACACCCAGTGCCGGCTGGAATCGTGGATGTACAAGCGCGGCGCGGGTGCCCGGATCGGCGTGACCATCGGGACGGGCGTGGCGAGCTACAACCAGTACGACTTCCTCCAGGCCATCGTCGAGAACGTCAAGGCGGTGGATGCGGAGGTGGTGGTGCCGGTCACGGACGACGCGCTCGTCGTCCTGAAGGATCGGTTGACGGACGTCCGGGCGGCCTGGGTCCCCCTGGACATCCTCGCGCCCACCTGCGATGTCCTCGTCCACCAGACGGGCGGCAGCACCATGATGACGGCCCTCAGTTACGGGGTGCCCCAGGTGCTGATTCCCGACCCCAGCCTGCACCGCGCGAACGCGATGGCCCGCCGCCTCGTGGAGGCGGGCGCTGCAATCTCGCTCACCCCGGAGCAAGCCACGAGCGAAGCCATCGCGAAGAGCTGCCAGGAGATCATCTCTGATCCCAGGTACGCTGCGGCCGCGGGTGCTCTCGCGGAGGAGATCGCCACCCTGCCACTGCCGAGTGAGGTGGCCCGCCGCGTCGAGTGGGTCGTCCACGAGTACGCCGGACGACACGACTGA